The following coding sequences lie in one Alicyclobacillus curvatus genomic window:
- a CDS encoding cation:proton antiporter: MEQSTFSLESLLIVAVLALLVPLLVSRIRAVRIPIVVGEILVGVVVGKSGFNIIQTSQWLQFLQFFGLAYLMFVSGLELDFKTLRPNRHDEVKGLRGFLTNAPMFALISCALTFGMSILLSLWLHQHHFIKSPFLVALIITTTSLTVVVPVLKEYDLLQNSFGQLIMAAAMFADFVTMLLISVAASLYQGGLSPRVFLVFILIFVLLLLYRVFRRFSRYQSLKNLADGTAQLGIRASMALMIIFIVLSQTLGVQVILGTFLAGILVGLVNEQSKSDVFNKLDAIGFGFLIPIFFIMVGVDFDIRSLFADPKALLLLPLLFVATYMFKGLPILLLRLRYPWRHTLSGAALLTTQMSVTVAAAAVGLKIGAISPGVDTAIILVAMLTAIISPVMFGKLLPPKIHEAEKQIVIVGNSPGAQLLVDQVKERGQQFVWVQTIDESIFVDLDLREEALSKASAAVFERLGVKPMTTRCLVAYTSSDEQNITLSKAAVSEGVESAICFIRDLTLFQTHSQTEQFVVVNPQLSAVTLIDQLINYPASTQLLKAPGSMQIQEVRLTSHALHGLRLMDIRFPGNLLVMSILRDGTQIVPHGQTELNVGDTVIVVGQREDISDFVRMAEHESV; the protein is encoded by the coding sequence ATGGAACAATCCACGTTCTCTCTAGAATCGTTGTTGATTGTCGCGGTACTGGCGCTGTTGGTACCCCTCCTTGTTTCAAGAATCAGAGCTGTCCGAATTCCCATTGTCGTTGGTGAGATTCTTGTCGGTGTCGTCGTCGGCAAGAGTGGTTTTAACATTATTCAAACCAGCCAGTGGTTGCAGTTTTTACAATTCTTCGGACTCGCGTACCTGATGTTTGTCTCTGGCCTAGAACTCGACTTCAAGACGCTGCGCCCGAACAGACATGACGAAGTCAAAGGGCTTCGGGGCTTCCTCACGAATGCCCCGATGTTTGCGCTCATTTCCTGCGCTCTCACGTTTGGGATGTCTATCCTACTGTCGCTTTGGCTCCATCAACATCACTTTATCAAGAGTCCGTTCTTGGTCGCCCTCATTATTACGACGACCTCGCTGACCGTCGTGGTCCCTGTACTGAAGGAATACGATCTGTTGCAAAACAGCTTCGGCCAGCTTATCATGGCGGCTGCCATGTTTGCCGACTTTGTCACCATGCTGCTCATCTCTGTGGCGGCGTCGCTTTATCAAGGCGGCCTATCTCCGCGAGTGTTTCTCGTCTTTATTTTGATTTTTGTCTTGCTGCTGTTGTACCGCGTGTTTCGGCGTTTTTCCAGGTACCAGAGCCTCAAAAATCTCGCCGATGGGACTGCGCAGCTTGGTATCCGCGCTTCCATGGCCTTAATGATCATCTTTATCGTCCTCTCGCAAACCCTCGGCGTGCAGGTGATTCTCGGAACATTCCTCGCTGGGATTCTCGTTGGACTCGTGAATGAGCAGAGCAAGTCAGACGTCTTCAACAAACTCGATGCCATTGGATTCGGCTTCCTCATCCCAATTTTCTTCATCATGGTAGGGGTCGATTTTGATATCCGGTCTTTGTTTGCCGATCCGAAAGCACTGCTTTTGCTCCCGCTGTTGTTTGTCGCGACGTACATGTTTAAAGGGTTGCCAATTTTGCTGTTGCGTCTTAGATATCCGTGGCGCCACACGTTGTCAGGTGCCGCACTGCTCACGACCCAGATGAGCGTGACCGTCGCTGCAGCCGCCGTCGGCCTGAAAATCGGAGCCATCAGCCCAGGTGTTGATACGGCAATTATCTTGGTGGCGATGCTCACGGCCATTATCTCTCCTGTCATGTTTGGCAAATTACTGCCGCCAAAAATTCATGAAGCAGAGAAACAGATTGTGATTGTCGGAAATTCCCCAGGTGCACAGTTGCTCGTAGACCAGGTAAAAGAGCGGGGACAGCAGTTCGTGTGGGTACAAACGATTGACGAAAGCATCTTTGTCGACCTGGACCTGCGAGAAGAGGCGCTTTCCAAAGCGTCTGCTGCCGTGTTTGAGCGCCTCGGTGTCAAGCCAATGACGACGCGGTGTCTCGTCGCATACACCTCATCTGACGAGCAAAATATCACGCTCTCCAAGGCCGCGGTTTCTGAGGGTGTTGAATCGGCAATCTGTTTTATCCGTGATTTGACCCTGTTTCAGACACACAGCCAGACCGAGCAATTTGTGGTGGTCAACCCACAACTCTCTGCAGTTACACTGATTGACCAGTTGATAAACTACCCTGCGTCGACGCAGTTGCTAAAGGCCCCTGGGTCCATGCAAATTCAAGAGGTCCGGCTGACGAGTCACGCCCTGCATGGGTTGCGCCTGATGGATATCCGCTTCCCCGGCAACTTGCTCGTGATGTCAATTCTGCGCGATGGAACTCAAATTGTCCCCCACGGGCAAACTGAGCTGAACGTCGGCGACACGGTCATCGTCGTCGGCCAACGAGAGGATATCTCTGACTTCGTTCGCATGGCTGAACATGAATCCGTTTGA